tttagtagccctataGCCACAGTCACCCATTTTCCCCAAGTAGCACATTCACAACTGTAGCAAAATGTCTTTTTTTCAGATGTACTGATTTTTCTAAAGGTCATCTACACAATTTAGTTTGCTAGACTTTGCTCTCAACgatatttttaattttgaaaattGATGGTGGAGAAAAGGAAACACTGCTATTGCAGTAAAATGGGCTAAAGAACAGTTATCCCTGAGGTAAGGCTTGAAACTATCAAATAAGCATACAAAGTAAACTGGTCCAAGAACTGTAAACATGTTGTAGGCCTTATTGCTTTCTCTTGGTGGCTTGGTCTCCTTTGAGGATGAAGATATAGAAATTACACATGCACAAAAAAGTCACAGTTCTCCCTGGATCAGAATGAGTTGATGAAACTCAGATAAGCATTAAGAAAGCCTGTAGGATCCTCCAGCTGTGGGTAATGACTGATATGATCATCCAGAACAAAGAAGGTCGACTTTGGAATTAGTTTTCTGCAAGAATAGAACGAAAGTTAAAGAATTTTTTTGAACTAGTGACACAAACTTCGACATGGTGAAAAGTCAcggggacatgttacgcattgtGGCATAGATCTCCTAACACTACTTATGATCACACAGATCTAAAATTCACCCCTATCTGTAAAATATTACAGAGAATTAGTAAAACATTAAGTTTGTTTTGCCTGCTTTATATTTGTAATCTGTgtgttaatttttattattatttatatagcgccaacaaattcagcagagctgtacaatggTTTATAACTGACATGGTTTCCATGCAATCTTCAAACACTAGTTGTATACATTTAGAGATTTCCACATTAAATATTGAAAATGTCACATTTACATATAATATGCAGCATAGTTAATCCTTTGCAGGCAACATCTTCTGAGGACTGTTCAACTTACGTGTAGTGCTCTAGGAACTGAGGGTGTGGATTGACAGGATCAAGTGGTCCATATATTAGATGTactatgaaaaggaaaaaaaaaaaacttagaaaaTCATGGGTTGCCAAACGTTTGTATAATGTTTCCTATAATGCCATGTTATCTATATGAgccttatgggaaatgtagtgcacAAACACCTGCAGTTCAAATTAACCATCAGGCCACATGGTGCCACACACTACTGCGAGAGCAATTCTACATAAACTCAATACCAGGAAAGTTTGCCATCAAGCAAGCAGCGCTCTTTCCCTTTAATGGCTAGGACACAGAGCCCTCATGGTTTAAGCAAAGTGCTTATTGAACAAATTTTTTACTCACATGGAACAGAGGAATTGGCCAATGCTCCCACCCAGCGATCTCTGTGTTTCCTGCGTTGATTTATATACTGCAAAATACTAAAATGACAAGACTGGTGTGATAACAAGTATGGGTATAAGCTATCTTGCGTACAGATTACTGAATCTTGCATCTACATATTCCATTTTCAGTCACAGTGAAGGAGGAATACAAATGttgtatacatattatttctataGCACCCACAATTTCTGCAGCACATACGTGTTTAAAATATTACCAGATATAGATCATGGATTTCCCTTCCATGTAAGCACACGTGATGTTtgcacaaatgtgtattttttaacTAAATGCAAAGGTTATATAGTTATGGGggtgaaatatattttaaacacattaatttttcaatatattatGTAATTGTATTTATACCTCCTCAGTAATCACTAAGCTATGTTCAGCTGTAGTATTCTGTTAGTAAAGGGGGTTGCCCTACCCTCCATACCTGTCCACCACCAAATTCCCTTCATTGTTCCTCAGAGCAGTCCACATGTCCCAGAATTCTGTTTCGgatggctgtgtatgggggccaaaCACCTCACTGATGCTGTGAACAGAAAACATTACATCATTCATAGATGGGAGAAGGGCAGTATACTAGCTTACACAGAATATCATTAGAAAGAAACAACTACCATCCTACATATACAATGAGATCATGTTCTAATAATACCATATGCTGTCTCTCCTGAATAATCCTGAAGTTTAACGCATAATATAGATTTGTTGTGGATAGGAATGCTGTTCTCTGATCTGACTTTACTAATGCAGAAACATTCCATTACATACAAGAAGAGGTTAACATAATAGGAATTTTCAtataatgggaaaggggagagacAGCATGATTTAGATAGATAAGTAGTAATTGGATATCAGATTCACCAAAATTATTTTTAGTTGAGGACCTATTCCTGATTACATCTTACTCCATGGCTCTGGCAGTCCTCATCCTTGGGGAAGGGAAGGAGGTAATGAGGATTCCTTCCTCCCCTTCTCTGACCCATTACATGCCCTCATATGATGTTCTCTTGTTTTTTGCACTGGTCTTCCACTTAAATATACTCTAGGCTCTACCCCCCAACTGATGCAGCATATATGCATCTCCTATCTACCTGTACTGAAACTGAATTCTTCCATTTGTCATTTGGGTGTAATTTTTTAAGAATTTTGTTTGAGTGGGGGCTGTTTCATTTATCTGACTGACTTTGGATCTCTTTCAATACTTTTCAACATGTTCTTTCTATGTCAATACacatttattgaaacaaaaattaCAGTGTTGTTAATTAGGCTTACCCTCTGCTAAACATATAGAAATTCATCAGCCTTGTAAGAATTGGGGAAAAGATACCAGAATCCTTTAACAGCTGTTGAAGTGAAAAGCAAACATTGTAACACAAAGACAGCAacaattttgtttataaaatatatttctctATCATTTACATTGacaacagagatagatagatagataacaagAGCAACTACAAATATTTGGATTATGATCCTGAGAGTGATTTATGCCAATTTTCTAGATCAGTTGAAGAAGGGAAAGGAAATGGAAGAAACGCGTGTGTAAATGTACACAAGCATGCTCTTCTGTTACCccactttagtttttttacaaTTAACATTAAATTACTGAGCTGACCTTTTGGACAATCCTGGGATAATGCACTTCTGGGATAATACCTGCAATGAAAGAAAATAGTTTTTGCAAATTTACAATTCCAAATGTTTAAATAACTACCTTCTGGGCAAATGAGAAATACATGGAGCAAGGAAAGCATTGATCTGCAGAGAGGTTGGCTTTAATCACTGAAGCGGACCAACAAATCCAACTGCAAGTTAGTCACCATAGGTCACTGCTCCCGTAAGGATGAGAGATCAATGGAACAATCTCTTACATAAGAATACATCtggattttctctgaaaagtatgCAAACACATAATGTTCCTGCAACATATTACCCATTCTACACCATTCTTTAGTATTCCATGGTTATCTAGGCCTCTTTAATGCACGTTCATATTCCCTCTTCACACTTccatagactgtgtgtgtgtaaaaatgtgaTTGTTTGTATAGGTATGtcaatgtacgtgtgtgtgtgtgtctgtgattgattgtgtttgtatgtgggtgtGGGTCTGTAGTcgtgtgtatgtacatatgtgagtgtgtgtataggtctgtgattcaTGGACGTAGATATTCCCTCTTCACACTTCCTTAGGATATAATAAGATGAAACATTGGGACTATATTCCTCAATGTGCATATAAAAGGATTTCACACATATACAATGCAAAGGAAAGAAAATAACAGTCTAGTTTCAAAGCATACAACAATAGGCTGAATACCTGGTTCACTCTGATGCTATAAATGTCTGCATTTATACTGCACACTCTATCAATCTGAATGGcaatgataggctgagagtgctaGGAGAACCCGCAAAGCTCAAAGTCCACTATCGATATCCTAGTTTGACAGAATTACATTTAGTAATCATGTAATCATTTGGCTGCAGAGAGGCGAGACAGTTTGATTAACAACCAGGAAAAGGCAACCATCAGCTATTAGCaatgttgtagtagttatggtgcttagagtgtctctgTAAAGCAGGTGAGGTTTAATTAACAATATAGAGATACCACCAGTTGGAATCAACCACTTACCTCCATTGGACAAACACAGGCTTCCTATATTAATGTGCCCCTTTCTTCCATGGTCATACCTAATAGAAAATGAAATAGAAAAACACATGTTCTTTGTGTGGAGCTTAAGACCTAAGTCACTAGGACCTGTTCTCACTATGAAATATATGGCAAACTGCATGTTATTTCAGATTTTTACCAATTTGCATGGAAAACTACAGTCTAAACTACAACGGCAGAGCTTTTCTAGTTGCCTTTTAAACTGAgaattttgtataaaaaaaatttgtatAAAAGATATCTACAAAATATACTCAGTTTAATTTTATCATATAGCCATACAACACTCTGTTTCTTTAATTTCAAAAGGTAATAACTTTCATTATATTATGCAATGTAATAGATGCTTGAAAATGCCATTTGGTATTAGTCTGACCTGTAAAGCAGTTCCTGGGCAACAGTATCCCCATAATCATGAGACAAGAGGTTCAGTTTCTGATCGCTCAGGCCAAGGTGACTAATAAGTGCTTCTACTATGGAAGCCTGTTCGAAAATGGAGTATCGGTGGAGTCtctgaaaataaatatgtgaatACTCAGCTGCACATGTTTGAAAGAGTCAACAAAGCCTCCATTACTGTTAGTACATGTAaaactggatattttttttaagggaatgcatttctaatggttaagCAACATAACCATCATGGTATGTTGCCTACACTGTTTTTGCGTCATCCGCACCATCAATATTAAACAGTTTAGGAGTGCCTGACATAAACTAGGGCTCTTCCAGTCAATGAACCACCACACTCTCCGCTATATTGATAATGGTAAATTAACATATAtgcattagcaatttcatccaaTCTGAATAATACTGACTGGTTGAGAATACTAGGCTAAGCTGCCCCCcgctctctcagccaatcaatgttgTCTAGGATGGAAGAAATTGGCATTCAGAATGTAGAAGTGTTAATGTGTAAAGGAGAAGACAATCTCTGTGCTCTCGTCAATGTCAAAGCAGTCTGAACTTAGAACAGGGAACAGAGTCATATAGTGGATCCACAGTGCTTGCTACCTatagtatattaaaataattcTGTTGCTTTCCAGAATCTAGCAGCAATGTTATAGGCATACAATATGTTAACACCTACCGGTTTATCACTGAAACCAAAACCGATAAAATCTACAGCAATAACTCTGTGAAATCGCTGAGTTAGACCTTCCCACACCTGTAGCAAGAGAATAAATGTTCACATTTGGTGACTAGTAGCATTCCAAAAAAAATGCTGTCAAAATGTAATATTGAACTTCAAGTTATTTGGTGTTTAAAGTTTGCCTTTACTTGATTTAAATGGAGAATTCAATAGAAgtcaaaatggaaaaatatattaCAGTATTAATTTCACTTTATTTAGAAAAACACTTACTTAACAAAAACATATAAACATGAATAAGAGCATCAATCAATCTTCTAAACaattcaatatatttagaatatgtgtgctcctggcacaagcagctatttgggttttccagttcacatcaggaagattaaagtcacccatgatgataacttcccccttcattgtcattttagctatttccgcAACtaatagattatctaactcttctatttgtctagGGGGCCTGTAAattacacctacacaagttactgtgtgatctccaaattctaacgtaacccaaacggactctatgttcgcctcactaacttttattaggctagattttatgttatcacatacagggccacccctccccctttcttgccgtccctgtcttttctatataaagagtaccctctCTTAAGAGCCATCAGGATGCATGGCAAAATATGCTTTATTGCTGCTCCCCAAGAGCCACTGTTCTCTATTGGTTCTTATACTTCACATACAGAGTTTCTAAATGTCTgtgaaataaaaccaaatataaaaacaagacaTGCAATTCTCACCTTATACCAGTCATAACTGGATGTTGGAAAACCATGCAAAAGAACCAACACATCAGAGTTGCCAACGGTCCCCAGTGAATCTGATCAACATAAGATAAAAGGACAGACACTTTAGCTGTACAGTTTCTAATGTAGATATGAACAATAAATACATCGGGGGGAATACAAATCAATGGTGCTAACCACTGGTGAAGATCAGTACTGCTGGGAAAATGGTGGAGAAGAGCGATACTTTGGTGGTGTGGTGAAGCGTGATACTATGGAGACCAGTTGGTGGGATTGAAGACTGAGATGCTGTAAAATGAGGGACATAGAAACACATTCTGGGTTGGGATGGAAAGGGACACTGTTTGGATAATGGAGAGAGAAATAACGAGgatgcacgagagatacagtgTGGTTCATAGTGAGAGACAATGCACCAGTGATTGGAGAGAAACATAAAAGTGCTGGAAAGAATGGGAGAGGAGATCAAGATAAGTATGAAGAATGGCAATGGAGATAAAAAATGTGATGTGATGATCAAAGGGGCAAACAGGGTGAATATTGAGAGAAGTATTTGTCATGGTGAACTACAGTAACATACAAAGTGAAGATGGAGAGAGATATTTGGTATGCTGACAGAGCAAAGCACACAGCCTAATAAATGTAGAGGCTACTAACGCTCCAGACCCAGACATTACAATTTGCCCAACATgcctaatattttttatttatttttgtaatcgtCTGCTGCACCAGAACACTAATTTACATACCTATAGAATTTAGAAAGGGAGGAATCACGATAGCCACATCATCTCCCTGGACTATACTTATGGCAGTTTAAAGCAGTAACATTGTGCATCCACATGCATCCTGCCATCAGCACTTGGAATGCAGTGACTTGACAtggtctgcatggagacacatagcACTTTGAACTGTAGTGCAGAACTGGATACGAAATGACAGCTGCATAGATTGTTGCTGGAGCCTTCAGTAAGGGCCAAATATTGGATGGATACATACCCTATGCACTATATAGGACAGGAAGTGACCCACTGCTTTCCTAGTGGATTTATCTGTGCCTCAGTCTGTTTGTGAAGATACAGATTTTATAGATTTAAAATGTTCAGTTCAAATATGCACTAGGGTTGAGTTTTATATTGCTACAAAGTTTAGTTGTAGATAGAGGTAAGTCTCCACAAATCtactaaaaatgtgcaagacTAAACAGTAATCCCCTATGGGCTTAGGCTGAATTCCACAGGTAATGCCTCAGCTTTACCAGAGATGCCCAATTGAGGATGCACCTCCCTCCAAGGTAACAAAGTGAACATGGTGGTGGTTTTGCCTTCgtgagtgtgtggggggagggagtAGGGTGAGAACTTTAGTACTCAAGTCTATTGCGGATGTGGCGTTAAGTGTTTAGAACCATCGAGTGCAGGTATGTGCAAGGCGACCCAGCCATACAAAGTACACACTTTCCATCAAAATAAGCAGTTCTACACTCTGTACAGCGCAGAGCTCAGTTTTTTGCGACCGCTCTGTTCCTTGGCTAGCCCCAccccccacattctcatttaAGCACATGAAATTGTAAAAGTAAATTGCAATTTTATAAGTAGGTCTACAGTAATTTATATATCTGGACCCATTAAGCAACTAATTCAGCACTGGAGAAGTCCACAGAATGGGAACGGAGAGGTACATTGTGTGGTAATCAAGACAGACATTGTTCAAAGATGAAAAGGTACACTTGGGTGAGATCAACAGGACTAGAGATGAAATATTGATTGGCTGCCCAATGCCAGAAACACGGAAACTGAGAAAGGAAAATAGCTAAATTCCTGGTAAAGTGTCTAACTCCAATTCAGTAATGCCATCAAAATAACTTGAGTGTCTACCAAAATTTCAGGGACCTTTTCCACCTAATTGATAATGGTTAAGGTGGTGACAGAAAGTACTTCAACAGTGGGAATTTGATGGCATAGCTATGGCTCATTAGCTGCCGTTGAAGCgtcaaacataatttgcaatgtcCTTGCATTTCATTGAAGAGGCATATGAAGTCTGTAAATAAGAACAGCCTTCTTTATTAGATAAAATCGTACAAAATTGACAGATAAGTCACAGGCACATTACATGCAACTACTGACTACTGacctgatttaatatttttggataagctttaaaaatattgaaatatatgaacatatttttcaatatattatgTCAATATAAAGTTGAGGCCTAAATCAGAGGGACAAAACAGAAAAGCAATGCAAAGATGGATGCATTTCGCTTCTCCCCTCTACCCTTCCTCAACCGCTAGCAGCTACAGTTAGCTGTTTATAAAACTCATTTTAAATGTGTGCAGAAGTCTATTCTGTTGAAtgcataaaatgtttttttatagatttcTAGCAAGCCCAGATCTGTGAATCTATTCTGTATAAATACTAAGAATTAATGGGGGGGTGCTGGGCCTGATGCATGCTGAACAGTCGCATGGTGGAGGAGCTCCCACTACACAGGCTGTTTATAGGGAAATACTCACAGATCTAATGCCTAAAATGTTACCGGGGTACGCTACCCAAGCTGGGGGCACCCTGGTGAATCACCCGATACCAGACTCGAGTGCTTCCTGCAATCGCGAACCCAATGTGGCAGGCTGCGGCTTGTGGTGGACGGAGCTGGGGGGCAGATGGCTGCATGCCTCGCCCCTACGCCGGAGGCACCGAGCCACTGACTACCCGCTCTCCCCCTCCtgtccggtgggggtgatcccggtccaactcCTCCAGGCAACAGGGCTCCGACTAGCACAGACAGCGGAGCCTCATAGACAGCCCCTTGCTACACGGGCCTATACAATGGCAGGCGCCATGTGTGACCGCAACTGCCACACAGTAAGGCACCACACTCTGACAAAGCTTGATGCTATATTCGATGGCCAGCAGAGAGCGGCAGAACAACGCAAAGGTACACTCGCCCAGCGAACAACCCGCACGCACCTGCCGCAGCCACAGCCGCGCTGGCCCCCGCCCAACAAGATCTAAAAGATGGCGCCGATGATGGAGACCTCTCCCGCTTGCGCACAAACAGACAAGAATGCGCCACGCAGCGATGCCAGCTCAAAGGGGCCTAAAAACTCCCCCAGACCCTGCATGAAGCCGAGAACCGCAACCAACGACAGGCAAGCTTCCCTCACAACACCGAACCCAGTCAACGTCACGGAGAGCCCCAGAGAGGGACACCATTTACCTGCAACATAAACACAGGCCTCCACAGCAACGGGCGGACGAGACAGCCACTGGAACCCACAACGCTGCACCTTGCTATGCACTTCCAAGCATCCCTAACACCCTTCCCTACGCTGGGTATAGGCTGAAATGGAATTCACAGAGGTCCATGCCCAGAGCCTCTGCTACAATGGACGCTGTCTAGACCATACTGCAGCCTCCTAATCCGAGACTTACTAACATAGAACCCTAAAGTAATATTCACTGCTTGATCGTTTTTATCTATTTAGCACTCTCATAATAATCTTTCAATAATTGTATACTGTCTTACTACGCGCATCAGTCATGCTCCCAGATAACCTGTCACCTGCTAACCGAATGATGACAAGCCTGCCTGCCTGGCAATTTCTATGTTTATCTCTCCTTCTCTATACTCATGTCTcaagcatatattatacctatgttTTCATATAACCGCACATATCTGAGTAACTGAATAACTCATACTGACCGCGTAACCCGTATAACTATATACATAGGACCTGCATGTTTAATCTGAGCCATAGCTACTTCactaaaaatgtgtgcagttgTCTTAAATGTACTTAAAccttaacataaaaatgtgccgaCTCATCGAAATGGAACAAAGCAATAGTTTTAAAAGTTCAATACCTCATGTAACATGTTTTATTGTGAATATTGCATATCCCTGCACTTGTTACTGTGACACTGCAGGATGATTTGTTAACTTgtgcacaccaaaaaaaaaatagaattaatggATTCAAGCAAAACTATAAACTATGTTTTCTCATgcccttatatttttttttttcttagcaagtttatgttatttttaaataaatagtgaGGCAGTTCAAGTATTGCCATCTCCACaataataaattaccatattttcctGCAAGTATCACCAGTAGCAAAATCATTTAAGGGGATTTGAAATACAGGATTATTTCAATCTCAGAACAACCTGGTAGATCATGTTTATAGATTACTAGTGAAGTTAGACAGAACAATTCATTTCTAGTGACATTTTCTGTATAGATTTATTTTCAATCTTTAATTACGCTAGAAGACTAAATAGCAGTGCACAGTATTATTGGAATCTCACCTTTGTAAAATATTCGCTGCTCTTGAAAAGTGAAAAATGCTCCTGATGACCTCCATGTGTAGAGGGCTGGAGAGAGGTTTGGAGGAGGAATGTGCAGATAGACAGCGACAAGAGGAACAGTCAAAAGTCCAACCTGAATCCACCACTCCTTCATCCTACAAAATAGGAAAATAATCAAATACCGTGTACCTAATTAGGATAGAACAGAATCTGTGTAACATTGTCAATGCGTCAAACCTTAACCTCGGAACAATTAAGCCCTCTGGTAGTGATAAAAGATTagggatttatattttatttagcacTTGGAAATAATTAATTACACATACATTATTTAACGAGTTCAAGTATGtgaagacacacaaacacattagctGCAGAACACATTTAGAAGGGGAAAACTTTAAATTACTAGAGCTTAATTCTGCAAAGTTAAGGAATTAACATTTAATCCGACTCCTCCGGCTTAAACTAATAACCCACTTAACAACAAATGATCAATTAATACT
This Pelobates fuscus isolate aPelFus1 chromosome 3, aPelFus1.pri, whole genome shotgun sequence DNA region includes the following protein-coding sequences:
- the MEST gene encoding mesoderm-specific transcript homolog protein yields the protein MKEWWIQVGLLTVPLVAVYLHIPPPNLSPALYTWRSSGAFFTFQEQRIFYKDSLGTVGNSDVLVLLHGFPTSSYDWYKVWEGLTQRFHRVIAVDFIGFGFSDKPRLHRYSIFEQASIVEALISHLGLSDQKLNLLSHDYGDTVAQELLYRYDHGRKGHINIGSLCLSNGGIIPEVHYPRIVQKLLKDSGIFSPILTRLMNFYMFSRGISEVFGPHTQPSETEFWDMWTALRNNEGNLVVDSILQYINQRRKHRDRWVGALANSSVPLHLIYGPLDPVNPHPQFLEHYTKLIPKSTFFVLDDHISHYPQLEDPTGFLNAYLSFINSF